From a single Agrobacterium tumefaciens genomic region:
- the gshB gene encoding glutathione synthase, whose protein sequence is MAKIKNVAIQMDHVSGINIAGDSTFAMSLEAQARGYRLFHYTPERLSMRDGKIYAAVEQMELRDIKGDHFSLSEPERVDLSTMDVIHLRQDPPFDMAYITSTHLLERIHPKTLVVNDPAWVRNSPEKIFVTEFADLMPKTLITKDVAEIARFRNEMGDIILKPLYGNGGAGVFHSARDDRNFSSLLEMFGQMFREPYIAQEYLPDVRKGDKRILLVDGEPVGAINRVPAENDARSNMHAGGRPEPTELTAREKEICRRIGPALRERGFLFVGIDVIGDYLTEINVTSPTGIREVQKFGGADVASLLWDAIEKKREAQDF, encoded by the coding sequence ATGGCGAAGATCAAGAACGTCGCGATCCAGATGGATCATGTCTCCGGCATCAACATTGCCGGTGATTCCACCTTCGCCATGAGCCTTGAGGCGCAGGCGCGCGGATACCGGCTGTTCCACTATACGCCAGAGCGTCTTTCCATGCGTGACGGCAAGATTTACGCCGCCGTCGAGCAGATGGAACTGCGTGACATAAAGGGTGACCATTTCTCGCTGTCAGAGCCGGAGCGCGTCGATCTTTCGACCATGGATGTCATCCATCTGCGTCAGGATCCGCCATTCGACATGGCATACATCACCTCCACCCATCTGCTGGAGCGCATTCATCCCAAAACACTTGTTGTCAATGACCCGGCCTGGGTGCGCAACTCGCCGGAAAAGATTTTCGTCACCGAATTCGCCGATCTGATGCCGAAGACGCTGATCACCAAGGACGTGGCCGAGATTGCCCGTTTCCGCAATGAAATGGGCGATATCATCCTCAAGCCGCTTTATGGCAATGGCGGTGCGGGTGTCTTCCATTCGGCGCGTGATGACCGCAATTTCTCCTCCCTGCTGGAAATGTTCGGCCAGATGTTCCGCGAGCCCTATATCGCCCAGGAATATCTGCCTGACGTCCGCAAGGGCGACAAGCGTATCCTCCTGGTGGATGGCGAGCCGGTGGGCGCAATCAACCGCGTGCCGGCGGAAAACGATGCCCGTTCCAACATGCATGCCGGTGGCCGGCCAGAGCCGACGGAACTGACGGCGCGCGAGAAGGAAATCTGCCGTCGTATCGGTCCCGCCCTGCGCGAGCGTGGTTTCCTCTTTGTTGGTATTGATGTGATCGGCGATTATCTCACCGAGATCAACGTCACCTCACCGACCGGCATTCGTGAGGTGCAGAAATTCGGCGGCGCCGATGTGGCAAGCCTATTGTGGGACGCCATCGAGAAAAAGCGCGAAGCTCAGGATTTCTGA
- a CDS encoding sn-glycerol-3-phosphate import ATP-binding protein UgpC, whose protein sequence is MAAIEISQVCKDYHGGVRAVHHVDIDIRDGEFIVLVGPSGCGKSTLLRMVAGLEDISEGTVKIGDRVVNQADPADRDIAMVFQNYALYPHMSVRQNLEYGLKNRKTPKAEIDARVAEAARMLQLEPYLERKPRALSGGQRQRVAMGRAIVRKPAAFLFDEPLSNLDAKLRVSMRGEIKRLQKRLGTTSIYVTHDQLEAMTLADRLVVLNGGRIEQIGAPLDVYHTPASTFVASFIGSPAMNLLNAELHGDSLAIGPSLFALNGFAPASGSVTVGMRAEDFRIAAAGEQGLALRVDYIEELGSQRLVHGMIGDQNLTVAFPPDVEVPSALSVTIAPEKLHFFSNETGKRIAGKAEQIKVQTAQLATA, encoded by the coding sequence ATGGCCGCTATTGAAATCAGTCAGGTCTGCAAGGATTATCATGGCGGCGTGCGCGCCGTGCATCACGTCGATATCGACATCAGGGACGGTGAGTTCATCGTTCTCGTCGGCCCCTCCGGCTGCGGCAAGTCCACGCTCCTGCGCATGGTTGCCGGCCTTGAGGACATCTCCGAAGGCACGGTGAAGATCGGCGACCGGGTGGTCAATCAGGCCGATCCCGCTGACCGTGATATTGCCATGGTGTTCCAGAATTACGCGCTTTATCCGCATATGTCGGTGCGCCAGAACCTGGAATATGGGCTGAAGAACCGCAAGACGCCGAAGGCGGAGATCGATGCACGTGTGGCCGAAGCCGCCCGTATGCTGCAGCTCGAACCCTATCTGGAGCGCAAACCGCGCGCCCTTTCCGGCGGCCAGCGGCAGCGTGTCGCCATGGGCCGTGCCATCGTTCGCAAACCGGCGGCCTTCCTGTTCGATGAGCCTCTGTCTAACCTTGATGCAAAGCTGCGCGTCTCCATGCGCGGTGAAATCAAGCGCCTGCAAAAGCGCCTCGGCACCACATCCATCTATGTCACCCACGATCAGCTTGAGGCCATGACGCTGGCTGATCGTCTGGTGGTGCTGAATGGCGGCCGCATCGAACAGATCGGCGCGCCGCTTGATGTCTATCACACCCCCGCCTCCACTTTCGTCGCCAGCTTCATCGGCTCTCCCGCCATGAACCTGCTGAATGCCGAGTTGCATGGTGATAGCCTCGCCATCGGTCCGTCACTGTTTGCGCTCAACGGTTTTGCACCCGCTTCGGGGTCGGTGACGGTGGGCATGCGGGCGGAGGATTTCCGCATTGCCGCGGCGGGCGAGCAGGGCCTTGCGCTGCGTGTCGATTATATCGAGGAACTGGGTTCGCAGCGCCTTGTGCATGGCATGATCGGCGATCAGAACCTGACAGTGGCTTTCCCGCCGGATGTTGAGGTTCCGTCCGCATTGTCGGTGACGATAGCGCCGGAAAAACTGCACTTCTTCTCCAACGAAACCGGCAAGCGCATCGCCGGCAAGGCGGAACAGATCAAGGTACAGACCGCGCAGCTGGCGACGGCCTGA
- a CDS encoding cupin domain-containing protein: protein MSFKMMFAAAATMAIRTVPILPAYLRGAKDEAVVSASCTDLRLQPAPINPDWIISGDPQARAADHSRSGDRASSTAMWDCTAGEFRWFFGWDETVYILEGEVHVTAEDGSVSILRVGDVAYFRAGTWATWRVDDYVRKVAFMRRPFPRALALAYRVKNKLFSGSSYKLAA, encoded by the coding sequence ATGTCGTTCAAAATGATGTTCGCGGCGGCTGCAACCATGGCGATCCGCACGGTGCCAATATTGCCGGCCTATCTGCGCGGAGCAAAAGACGAGGCCGTTGTCAGCGCGTCTTGCACCGATCTGCGGCTTCAGCCAGCCCCCATCAATCCCGACTGGATCATTTCCGGCGATCCCCAGGCGCGTGCGGCCGATCATTCCAGAAGCGGCGACCGCGCTTCCAGCACCGCCATGTGGGATTGCACGGCCGGTGAGTTCCGCTGGTTCTTCGGCTGGGATGAAACCGTCTATATTCTGGAAGGCGAGGTGCATGTGACGGCCGAAGACGGTTCGGTCAGCATCCTGCGGGTTGGCGACGTCGCCTATTTCCGGGCTGGAACATGGGCCACCTGGCGGGTAGATGACTATGTCCGCAAGGTCGCCTTCATGCGCCGTCCGTTCCCCAGGGCGCTGGCTCTCGCCTATCGCGTCAAGAACAAGCTGTTTTCGGGCAGTTCCTACAAGCTGGCCGCCTGA